The following coding sequences are from one Betaproteobacteria bacterium window:
- a CDS encoding NfeD family protein — protein sequence MGFEWWVWIVGGISLALVELLLASFFILWFGMGALLVGLITLAWPEISLTAQLATWTGASLAMVVLWFRIFKPGFQKTKAGTAAGDVIGEIGLLVADVQPFARGRVRFQRPILGTDEWACMADTAIAAGERVRLLSVEGSYLKVEKS from the coding sequence ATGGGCTTTGAATGGTGGGTCTGGATCGTCGGGGGCATTTCCCTGGCCTTGGTGGAGCTTCTGCTTGCCTCTTTTTTTATCCTCTGGTTCGGCATGGGGGCACTCCTGGTCGGCCTCATCACCCTGGCGTGGCCGGAAATCTCCCTCACCGCCCAGCTTGCCACATGGACCGGGGCTTCCCTGGCGATGGTGGTGCTCTGGTTCCGGATCTTCAAGCCGGGCTTCCAGAAGACGAAGGCGGGGACGGCCGCCGGCGACGTGATTGGCGAGATCGGCCTGCTGGTGGCCGATGTGCAGCCCTTCGCCCGGGGTCGGGTGCGCTTTCAGCGCCCCATCCTGGGCACCGACGAATGGGCGTGCATGGCGGATACAGCGATCGCCGCCGGCGAACGAGTCAGGCTGCTTTCGGTAGAGGGCAGCTACCTGAAGGTTGAAAAATCATGA
- a CDS encoding type II toxin-antitoxin system MqsA family antitoxin, translated as MKCPSCAAAELVHETRDLSYTGKGEATVIPAATGDYCPACGEALLDMAEAQHVSAAMLAFD; from the coding sequence ATGAAATGTCCATCCTGCGCAGCCGCCGAGTTGGTGCACGAAACCCGTGACCTGTCCTACACCGGCAAAGGCGAGGCGACCGTCATTCCGGCTGCCACCGGTGACTATTGCCCGGCCTGCGGTGAAGCCCTCCTCGACATGGCGGAAGCACAACATGTCAGTGCCGCGATGTTGGCCTTCGACTAG
- a CDS encoding NAD(+)--dinitrogen-reductase ADP-D-ribosyltransferase yields MLCRGDYKASLPRAARLPINRCNLPAVVLGGLTYQRHPTPLLLDGVAELHRDLFQRLEAAEPAAGPEVFRDYMTVRFQLEWLEEMGLTGRSKKRAKANYIKVLRGWSFDADSREGAVLKGWVESRFGLTPRFHRDSLRDPTGEAYRRYEEMRAQGLYGTNALEAQLDLVYTYCQYALQQRHPGARHVTLYRGVNRMADHEVLEKGGHGRQVVLLNNLNSFTCSRERACEFGDYILAAEIPLAKIFFHCGLLPGVLQGEDEFLVVGGAVEVTLSTL; encoded by the coding sequence ATGCTTTGTAGGGGTGACTACAAGGCATCGCTGCCCCGGGCAGCGCGTCTCCCCATCAATCGCTGCAACCTGCCGGCCGTGGTGTTGGGAGGGCTGACCTACCAGCGCCATCCGACGCCGTTACTCCTCGACGGCGTGGCCGAGCTGCACCGGGATCTGTTCCAGCGCCTGGAAGCGGCGGAGCCTGCTGCTGGGCCGGAGGTCTTTCGTGATTACATGACGGTGCGCTTCCAGCTCGAATGGCTGGAAGAGATGGGACTGACCGGCCGCTCGAAAAAGCGGGCCAAGGCCAATTACATCAAGGTGCTGCGCGGCTGGAGCTTCGATGCCGACAGCCGGGAGGGGGCCGTGCTCAAGGGTTGGGTGGAATCCCGCTTCGGCCTCACCCCGCGCTTTCACCGGGATTCCCTGCGCGACCCCACGGGCGAAGCCTATCGCCGCTATGAAGAGATGCGGGCCCAGGGCCTCTACGGCACCAACGCGCTGGAGGCCCAGCTCGACCTCGTCTACACCTATTGCCAGTATGCGCTGCAGCAGCGGCACCCCGGCGCGCGCCATGTCACCCTCTACCGCGGCGTCAATCGCATGGCGGACCATGAGGTACTGGAGAAGGGCGGCCACGGGCGACAGGTCGTCCTGCTCAACAATCTCAATTCCTTCACCTGCAGCCGGGAGCGGGCCTGCGAATTCGGTGACTACATCCTGGCGGCGGAGATTCCCCTGGCCAAGATATTCTTCCACTGCGGGCTGCTGCCTGGGGTGCTGCAAGGGGAGGACGAATTTCTGGTGGTTGGCGGGGCGGTCGAGGTGACTTTGTCGACTCTGTGA
- a CDS encoding DUF4276 family protein: MRDIALFVEDQAHKEFLAALLQRLAGEAGVEIRMDWRNARRGHGAVVTELKQYFRDLMRGRDRLPDLIVVATDANCKGLVERLRQVNAVTDKALVQTVCAVPDPHIERWLLADSAAFKAVFGRGCAAPDAKCERSRYKKMLVDAIRATGIAPSLGGIEFADDIVGAMDLSRVAGSDASLGRFIEEARKVFKGWRA, encoded by the coding sequence ATGCGTGACATCGCGCTCTTTGTCGAAGACCAGGCCCATAAGGAATTTCTCGCCGCCTTGTTGCAACGACTGGCAGGAGAGGCGGGCGTGGAGATACGGATGGATTGGCGCAATGCCCGCCGCGGACACGGCGCCGTAGTGACCGAGCTGAAGCAATATTTTCGGGATCTGATGCGTGGGCGCGACCGCTTGCCGGACCTGATTGTTGTCGCCACTGACGCCAACTGCAAGGGACTGGTCGAGCGTCTTCGCCAAGTTAACGCTGTCACCGACAAGGCGCTCGTGCAAACGGTGTGCGCGGTGCCTGATCCCCACATCGAGCGCTGGCTGTTGGCCGATTCTGCTGCATTCAAGGCGGTGTTCGGGCGCGGTTGCGCCGCTCCCGATGCGAAGTGCGAACGGTCACGCTACAAGAAGATGTTGGTGGACGCCATTCGCGCAACCGGCATTGCTCCAAGCTTGGGCGGCATCGAATTTGCCGATGACATTGTCGGCGCGATGGATCTGTCGCGAGTGGCCGGCTCAGATGCATCGTTGGGTCGCTTCATCGAGGAAGCACGCAAAGTGTTCAAGGGGTGGCGCGCGTGA
- a CDS encoding SPFH/Band 7/PHB domain protein, producing MSAGFIVVVALLVFAIVTLAKGVRIVPQGEEWIVERLGKYHGTLKPGLNILIPYLDNVAYKLVTKDIILDVQEQEVITRDNAVILTNAIAFVKVTDPVKAVYGVTDFAEAIRNMIMTTLRSIVGEMELDAALSSRDQIKARLRESIADEAIDWGLAVKSVEIQDIKPSPSMQKAMELQAAAERERKAAVTKAEGAKQAAILEAEARLESAKRDAEARVTLADASAQAIRKVTEAVGTEPGPMMYLLGEKYIASLEHMGASDNAKLVVLPADLQEAVRGLVGRVAGR from the coding sequence ATGAGTGCAGGTTTTATCGTTGTCGTTGCCCTCCTGGTGTTCGCGATCGTCACCCTGGCCAAGGGCGTGCGTATCGTTCCCCAGGGCGAGGAATGGATCGTCGAACGGCTCGGCAAGTACCACGGCACCCTCAAGCCCGGCCTCAACATCCTCATCCCCTACCTGGACAACGTGGCCTACAAGCTGGTCACCAAGGACATCATCCTCGACGTCCAGGAACAGGAGGTCATCACCCGGGACAACGCGGTGATCCTCACCAACGCCATTGCCTTCGTCAAGGTGACCGACCCGGTCAAGGCGGTGTACGGCGTGACCGACTTCGCCGAAGCCATCCGCAACATGATCATGACCACCCTCCGCTCGATCGTCGGCGAAATGGAACTCGACGCCGCTCTCTCCTCCCGGGACCAGATCAAGGCCCGGCTCAGGGAAAGCATCGCCGACGAGGCAATCGACTGGGGCCTGGCGGTAAAGTCGGTTGAGATCCAGGACATCAAGCCCTCCCCTTCCATGCAGAAGGCCATGGAACTGCAGGCCGCCGCCGAGCGAGAGCGGAAGGCGGCGGTGACCAAGGCCGAGGGGGCCAAGCAGGCGGCCATTCTCGAAGCCGAAGCCCGCCTGGAGTCCGCCAAGCGCGATGCCGAGGCCCGGGTCACCCTCGCCGACGCATCGGCCCAGGCCATCCGCAAAGTGACCGAGGCGGTCGGCACCGAGCCGGGCCCCATGATGTACCTGCTGGGCGAGAAATACATCGCCTCCCTGGAACATATGGGAGCATCGGACAACGCCAAGCTGGTGGTGCTGCCGGCCGATCTGCAGGAGGCTGTACGGGGCCTGGTTGGCCGCGTCGCCGGTAGGTGA
- a CDS encoding CcdB family protein has protein sequence MARFDVYANPGSHAKTTPYLLDVQSDLLDGLDSRMVIPLRSLDHFPKVKLSTRLTPVLAIQGEEYLLETPKMGAVPQRVLKSPVTSLAGDQMRITEALDFLFHGY, from the coding sequence ATGGCGCGCTTCGATGTGTACGCCAACCCAGGCAGCCACGCTAAAACCACGCCGTATCTACTGGATGTGCAAAGCGATCTTTTGGATGGCTTGGACAGCCGAATGGTGATTCCTCTGCGCAGCCTCGATCACTTCCCCAAGGTCAAGCTGTCGACGCGACTGACGCCGGTGTTGGCCATCCAAGGCGAAGAATACCTGCTGGAGACGCCCAAGATGGGCGCGGTGCCGCAGCGTGTGTTGAAATCGCCCGTGACTTCCCTCGCCGGGGATCAGATGCGGATAACTGAGGCGCTGGATTTTCTTTTTCACGGGTATTGA
- a CDS encoding AAA family ATPase, which translates to MLTRIKIDGYKSLKHLDLRLADLSILFGPNAAGKSNFLDCLQLLSKLATEKTIKEAFAPPYRGKPLESFSFEENGIEGLLEKDCLSFSIEVDVRLSNAVVEAVNRQIGEMRRSSDQEASGNEAHAVNAVKERNLRYRIEVEMMPKSGVLRVADEYLAALTDKGEPTGKRKPFLSREGKRLHLRLEGQAHPSYYERFLDHSILSLPHYPPHYPHLVAMRKELESWLFFYFEPRERMRTANPVKEVRHIGLMGEELASFLNTLKVLDPRQFKAVEKAMRTLMPNVQGIEVDVSKLGEVELRLREHGISVPARVLSEGTLRILGLLSLAGAREQPSLIGFEEPENGIHPRRIQLVAELLKTRASFGETQYIVTTHSPLLPDLVEDESLFACKRVDGETRIDPFAAWGPLAKRGDIDQALMDEEELTVSERMLRGDFDA; encoded by the coding sequence ATGCTGACACGCATCAAGATCGATGGTTATAAGTCGCTGAAGCACCTTGATCTCCGGCTTGCAGACCTGTCTATTCTTTTCGGGCCGAACGCGGCTGGGAAAAGCAACTTCCTGGACTGTCTGCAATTGCTCTCGAAGCTGGCGACGGAAAAGACCATCAAGGAAGCCTTCGCACCTCCCTATCGTGGCAAACCGCTCGAATCGTTTTCGTTTGAAGAAAATGGCATCGAGGGCTTGCTGGAGAAGGATTGCCTGTCTTTTTCCATTGAGGTCGATGTGCGACTCTCCAATGCCGTCGTTGAAGCAGTCAATCGTCAAATCGGTGAAATGCGCCGTTCGAGTGACCAAGAAGCGAGTGGAAACGAAGCCCATGCGGTGAATGCGGTCAAGGAAAGAAACCTGCGTTACCGGATAGAAGTCGAGATGATGCCGAAATCAGGGGTGCTCCGGGTTGCAGACGAGTACCTTGCCGCATTGACGGACAAGGGCGAACCAACCGGCAAGCGCAAACCGTTCCTGTCGCGCGAAGGGAAACGACTGCATCTACGCCTGGAGGGGCAGGCTCACCCAAGCTATTACGAGCGCTTTTTGGATCACAGTATCCTTTCCTTGCCGCACTATCCGCCGCATTACCCGCATTTGGTCGCGATGCGCAAGGAACTGGAAAGCTGGTTGTTCTTCTACTTCGAGCCGCGTGAGCGTATGCGTACCGCCAATCCGGTCAAGGAGGTGCGTCATATCGGTCTCATGGGCGAAGAACTGGCGTCCTTTCTCAACACGCTGAAAGTTCTTGATCCTCGCCAATTCAAGGCGGTCGAGAAAGCGATGCGCACCCTTATGCCCAATGTCCAGGGCATCGAGGTGGATGTCAGCAAGCTTGGAGAGGTCGAACTAAGACTGAGGGAGCATGGTATTTCAGTACCCGCTCGGGTCCTCTCGGAAGGCACGCTGCGCATCCTCGGACTCCTGTCGCTGGCAGGTGCGCGAGAGCAACCGTCGCTGATCGGCTTCGAGGAGCCTGAGAATGGCATTCACCCGCGGCGCATCCAATTGGTGGCGGAATTATTAAAAACACGCGCATCGTTCGGGGAAACCCAGTACATCGTGACTACTCATTCGCCATTGCTACCGGATCTTGTGGAAGATGAATCTCTATTTGCCTGCAAGCGCGTTGACGGCGAAACGCGCATTGATCCCTTTGCAGCCTGGGGGCCGCTGGCGAAACGTGGAGATATTGATCAGGCGCTCATGGATGAGGAGGAACTCACCGTCTCGGAGCGGATGCTTAGGGGAGACTTTGATGCGTGA
- the nifH gene encoding nitrogenase iron protein, whose protein sequence is MAKLRQCAIYGKGGIGKSTTTQNLVAALAEAGKKVMIVGCDPKADSTRLILHSKAQTTVMHLAAEAGSVEDLELEDVLSVGFGGVKCVESGGPEPGVGCAGRGVITAINFLEEEGAYDEDLDFVFYDVLGDVVCGGFAMPIRENKAQEIYIVCSGEMMAMYAANNISKGIVKYANSGGVRLAGLICNSRNTDREDELIMALAARLGTTMIHFVPRDNAVQHAEIRRMTMVEYDPKHKQADEYRQLANKIVNNTNLVIPTPIEMEELEDLLMEFGIMEAEDESIVGKTAAELAA, encoded by the coding sequence ATGGCAAAACTGCGTCAATGCGCCATCTACGGCAAGGGTGGTATCGGCAAATCCACCACCACCCAGAACTTGGTGGCCGCCCTCGCCGAAGCTGGCAAGAAGGTCATGATCGTTGGCTGCGACCCCAAGGCCGACTCTACCCGCCTGATCCTGCACAGCAAGGCTCAGACCACCGTGATGCACCTGGCTGCTGAAGCCGGTTCCGTCGAAGACCTCGAACTCGAGGACGTTCTCTCCGTTGGCTTCGGCGGCGTCAAGTGCGTCGAGTCCGGCGGCCCGGAACCCGGCGTCGGCTGTGCCGGCCGCGGCGTCATCACCGCCATCAACTTCCTGGAAGAAGAAGGCGCCTATGACGAAGACCTCGACTTCGTCTTCTACGACGTGCTGGGTGACGTGGTCTGCGGCGGCTTCGCCATGCCCATCCGCGAAAACAAGGCCCAGGAAATCTACATCGTTTGCTCCGGCGAAATGATGGCCATGTACGCCGCCAACAACATCTCCAAGGGGATCGTGAAGTACGCGAACTCCGGTGGTGTCCGTCTGGCCGGCCTGATCTGCAACAGCCGCAACACCGACCGCGAAGACGAGCTGATCATGGCCCTGGCCGCCCGCCTCGGCACAACCATGATCCACTTCGTGCCCCGCGATAACGCCGTGCAGCACGCCGAAATCCGCCGCATGACCATGGTCGAATACGATCCGAAACACAAGCAGGCCGACGAATATCGCCAGCTCGCCAACAAGATCGTCAACAACACCAACCTCGTCATCCCGACCCCGATCGAGATGGAAGAGCTGGAAGACCTGCTGATGGAATTCGGCATCATGGAAGCGGAAGACGAGTCCATCGTCGGCAAGACCGCCGCCGAACTGGCCGCCTGA
- a CDS encoding 4Fe-4S binding protein, producing the protein MAMKIDPDMCTACGDCKPVCPTKSISAGKVFYKIDAATCTECDGHNDSPLCVDVCPSGCISAA; encoded by the coding sequence ATGGCAATGAAGATCGATCCCGACATGTGCACCGCCTGCGGCGACTGCAAACCGGTCTGTCCGACCAAGTCGATCAGCGCCGGCAAGGTCTTCTACAAGATCGATGCCGCCACCTGCACGGAATGCGACGGCCACAACGATAGCCCGTTGTGCGTCGATGTCTGCCCGTCCGGCTGCATCAGCGCCGCCTGA
- the nifK gene encoding nitrogenase molybdenum-iron protein subunit beta — protein sequence MQTADKIKPCYPLFRDDDYKKNLAEKRVQFEEGHGPDKVWETFMWTTTQEYQDLNFQREALTVDPAKACQPLGAVLCASGFHKTLPYVHGSQGCVAYFRTYFNRHFKEPCSCVSDSMTEDAAVFGGQKNMFDGLENAKAIYKPDMIAVSTTCMAEVIGDDLNAFINNSKKAGHIPQDYPVPFAHTPSFVGSHTTGWDNMEEGILRYFTLNAMEGKVVGSNKKVNIVPGFETYLGNYRVIKRMLAEMGVGYTMLSDPTDVFDTPADGEFRMYSGGTTMDEVKDAPNAITTLLIQPAQLEKTKKFVENTWKHDIPKLNIPMGVEWTDEFLMKVSEVTGQPIPASLELERGRCMDLISDSHAWLHGKKFALYGDPDFVMGMVKILLEVGAEPTHILSHNGNKRWGKQMEKLLASSPFGTLGKVYVGNDLWHMRSLCFTDKPDFLIGNSYGKYIQRDTRHKGEEFEVPLIRIGFPIFDRHHQHRATTMGYEGMMSVVTQLTNAVLEQLDKETIGMGTTDYNFDLVR from the coding sequence ATGCAAACCGCAGACAAGATCAAGCCCTGTTATCCGCTGTTCCGCGACGATGACTACAAGAAGAACCTGGCCGAGAAGCGCGTCCAGTTCGAGGAAGGTCACGGTCCGGACAAGGTGTGGGAAACCTTCATGTGGACCACCACCCAGGAATACCAGGATCTCAACTTCCAGCGCGAAGCCCTGACCGTCGATCCGGCCAAGGCCTGCCAGCCCCTCGGCGCCGTCCTCTGCGCCTCCGGCTTCCACAAGACCCTGCCCTACGTGCATGGCTCCCAAGGTTGCGTCGCCTACTTCCGCACCTACTTCAACCGTCACTTCAAGGAACCGTGCTCCTGCGTCTCCGACTCCATGACGGAAGATGCAGCCGTGTTCGGCGGCCAGAAGAACATGTTCGACGGCCTGGAAAACGCCAAGGCCATCTACAAGCCGGACATGATCGCCGTCTCCACCACCTGCATGGCCGAAGTCATCGGGGACGACCTCAACGCCTTCATCAACAACTCGAAGAAGGCCGGTCACATTCCGCAGGACTACCCGGTTCCCTTCGCCCATACCCCGTCCTTCGTCGGTTCGCACACCACCGGCTGGGACAACATGGAAGAAGGCATCCTGCGCTACTTCACGCTGAACGCCATGGAAGGCAAGGTCGTCGGCTCGAACAAGAAGGTCAACATTGTTCCGGGCTTCGAAACCTACCTCGGCAACTACCGCGTCATCAAGCGCATGCTGGCCGAGATGGGCGTCGGCTACACCATGCTCTCCGATCCGACCGATGTCTTCGACACCCCGGCCGACGGCGAATTCCGCATGTATTCCGGTGGCACGACGATGGACGAGGTCAAGGACGCGCCGAACGCCATCACCACGCTGCTGATCCAACCGGCCCAGTTGGAAAAGACGAAGAAGTTCGTCGAGAACACCTGGAAGCACGACATTCCGAAGCTCAACATCCCGATGGGTGTCGAGTGGACCGACGAGTTCCTGATGAAGGTCTCCGAAGTCACCGGCCAGCCGATCCCGGCTTCGCTGGAACTGGAACGCGGCCGCTGCATGGACCTGATCTCCGACAGCCACGCCTGGCTGCACGGCAAGAAGTTCGCCCTCTACGGCGACCCGGACTTCGTCATGGGCATGGTCAAGATCCTGCTGGAAGTGGGTGCCGAGCCGACCCACATCCTGTCCCACAACGGCAACAAGCGCTGGGGCAAGCAAATGGAGAAGCTGCTCGCCTCCAGCCCCTTCGGCACCCTGGGCAAGGTCTATGTCGGCAACGACCTGTGGCACATGCGCAGCCTGTGCTTCACGGACAAGCCTGACTTCCTGATCGGCAACAGCTACGGCAAGTACATCCAGCGCGACACCCGCCACAAGGGTGAAGAGTTTGAAGTGCCGCTGATCCGTATCGGCTTCCCCATCTTCGACCGCCACCATCAGCACCGCGCCACCACCATGGGCTACGAAGGGATGATGTCCGTGGTCACCCAACTGACGAACGCCGTCCTTGAGCAACTCGACAAGGAAACGATCGGCATGGGGACGACCGACTACAACTTCGACCTGGTCCGCTAA
- the nifD gene encoding nitrogenase molybdenum-iron protein alpha chain gives MTTLSREETDALIAEVLEVYPEKAKKDRAKHLASNDVSVEQSKKCITSNRKSLPGVMTIRGCAYAGSKGVVWGPIKDMIHISHGPVGCGQYSRAGRRNYYVGTTGVDTFGTMNFTSDFQEKDIVFGGDKKLAKLIEEIEQLFPLHKGISVQSECPIGLIGDDIESVSKKAAVALDKPVVPVRCEGFRGVSQSLGHHIANDAIRDWVLDKRDGAAYESTPYDVAIIGDYNIGGDAWATRILLEEMGLRVVAQWSGDGTIAEMMNTPKVKLNLLHCYRSMNYISRHMEEKYGIPYLEYNFFGPTKIIESCRKIAAFFDDSVKAKTEAMIARYQPMMDEIIAKYKPRLQGKKVMLYVGGLRPRHVIGAYEDLGMEVIGTGYEFAHNDDYDRTIKEMGDATLLYDDVTGFELEEFVKRLKPDMVGSGIKEKYIFQKMGIPLRQMHSWDYSGPYHGYDGFAIFARDMDIALSNPTFKNLVPPWKKVAEETAEKQAA, from the coding sequence ATGACGACTCTGTCTCGTGAAGAAACCGACGCCCTCATCGCCGAGGTGCTCGAGGTTTATCCGGAAAAAGCCAAGAAGGACCGCGCCAAGCACCTCGCGTCCAACGACGTTTCCGTTGAACAATCCAAGAAGTGCATCACGTCCAACCGCAAATCCCTGCCCGGCGTCATGACCATCCGGGGCTGCGCCTACGCCGGTTCCAAGGGCGTGGTCTGGGGTCCGATCAAGGACATGATCCACATCTCCCACGGCCCCGTCGGCTGCGGCCAGTATTCCCGCGCCGGTCGCCGAAACTACTACGTCGGCACCACCGGCGTCGATACCTTCGGCACGATGAATTTCACCTCCGACTTCCAGGAGAAGGACATCGTCTTCGGCGGCGACAAGAAGCTGGCCAAGCTGATCGAGGAGATCGAACAGCTCTTCCCGCTGCACAAGGGGATTTCGGTCCAGTCCGAATGCCCCATCGGCCTCATCGGTGACGACATCGAGTCCGTCTCCAAGAAGGCTGCCGTCGCCCTCGACAAGCCAGTCGTGCCGGTGCGTTGCGAAGGTTTCCGCGGCGTGTCGCAGTCCCTCGGCCACCACATCGCCAACGATGCGATCCGCGACTGGGTGCTCGACAAGCGCGACGGCGCCGCCTACGAATCGACACCCTACGATGTGGCCATCATCGGCGACTACAACATCGGCGGCGACGCCTGGGCGACCCGCATCCTCCTCGAAGAGATGGGTCTGCGCGTCGTGGCTCAGTGGTCCGGCGACGGCACCATCGCCGAGATGATGAACACGCCGAAGGTCAAGCTGAACCTGTTGCACTGCTACCGTTCGATGAACTACATCTCCCGGCACATGGAAGAGAAGTACGGCATTCCCTACCTGGAATACAACTTCTTCGGCCCGACCAAAATCATCGAATCCTGCCGCAAGATCGCCGCTTTCTTCGACGACAGCGTCAAGGCCAAGACCGAAGCCATGATCGCCCGTTATCAGCCGATGATGGACGAGATCATTGCCAAGTACAAACCGCGTCTGCAGGGCAAGAAGGTCATGCTCTACGTCGGCGGCCTGCGTCCGCGTCACGTCATCGGCGCCTACGAAGACCTCGGCATGGAAGTCATCGGCACCGGCTACGAGTTCGCCCACAACGACGACTACGACCGCACGATCAAGGAAATGGGCGATGCCACCCTGCTCTACGACGACGTCACCGGTTTCGAACTGGAAGAGTTCGTCAAGCGTCTCAAGCCCGACATGGTCGGCTCCGGCATCAAGGAAAAGTACATCTTCCAGAAGATGGGCATTCCGCTGCGCCAGATGCACTCCTGGGACTACTCCGGTCCGTACCACGGCTACGACGGCTTCGCCATCTTCGCCCGTGACATGGACATCGCCCTCTCCAATCCGACCTTCAAGAACCTGGTTCCGCCCTGGAAGAAGGTCGCTGAAGAAACGGCTGAAAAGCAGGCTGCCTGA
- a CDS encoding SIR2 family protein, which produces MTPELSAKLLAGLKDGSIVPYLGPGVLADVKNAATGAPIPADSDSLIYAMNDGRPMAPKLMYEFPRAAMNVELKRGRSTVTKFLTRTYGETQWTRGAFHEWLKGIAPPYVIDINRDTQLQDSYADFPHNLIVGIARIGGTAFRYKQYFWDGAAYQSAEIINPALPILFKPMGTPRPEPVYIASDADYVDFITELMGGFSIPPEVKSLRKGKQYLLMGLRLNRDTERMVMADMIYSAAEPAGWVFIPSPTDKERRFCKRIGLEILEADIFEFIGAAVPA; this is translated from the coding sequence ATGACCCCAGAACTCAGCGCAAAACTGCTGGCCGGCCTCAAGGACGGCAGCATCGTCCCCTATCTTGGCCCCGGCGTCCTCGCCGACGTGAAGAATGCCGCCACCGGCGCCCCCATTCCCGCCGACAGCGATTCCCTCATCTATGCCATGAACGACGGCAGGCCCATGGCGCCCAAGCTCATGTACGAGTTTCCCCGGGCTGCCATGAACGTCGAACTCAAGCGCGGCCGCAGCACGGTCACCAAGTTCCTCACCCGCACCTACGGCGAAACCCAGTGGACCCGCGGCGCCTTCCACGAATGGCTGAAGGGCATCGCGCCTCCCTACGTCATCGACATCAACCGGGACACCCAGCTCCAGGATTCCTACGCCGACTTTCCCCACAATCTGATCGTCGGCATCGCCCGCATCGGCGGCACCGCCTTCCGCTACAAACAGTACTTCTGGGACGGCGCGGCCTATCAGTCGGCCGAGATCATCAACCCGGCTCTGCCCATCCTCTTCAAGCCCATGGGCACGCCCCGGCCGGAGCCGGTCTATATCGCTTCCGACGCCGACTACGTGGATTTCATCACCGAGCTGATGGGGGGCTTCTCCATTCCGCCGGAGGTCAAGAGCCTGCGCAAGGGCAAGCAATACCTGCTGATGGGCCTGCGCCTCAACCGTGATACGGAACGCATGGTCATGGCCGACATGATCTACAGCGCCGCCGAACCGGCCGGCTGGGTTTTCATCCCCAGCCCCACGGACAAGGAACGCCGCTTCTGCAAGCGCATCGGCCTCGAGATCCTCGAGGCCGACATCTTCGAATTCATCGGCGCCGCCGTGCCGGCCTGA
- a CDS encoding hemerythrin family protein: protein MPWEERFALGVADMDVTHQEFVDLADALATAADADFPTRFAELREHTRKHFEHEARLMRRCRFPAIGEHESEHLRVLGELAHLAARVDGGRLTMARAYVEGMPQWFANHLVTMDAALAGCLKAKG from the coding sequence ATGCCCTGGGAGGAGCGCTTCGCCCTCGGGGTGGCGGACATGGACGTCACCCACCAGGAATTCGTCGACCTCGCCGACGCCCTGGCGACGGCAGCGGACGCGGATTTTCCGACCCGGTTCGCGGAACTGCGGGAGCACACCCGCAAGCACTTCGAGCACGAGGCCCGGCTCATGCGGCGCTGCCGCTTCCCCGCCATCGGCGAGCACGAAAGCGAGCACCTGAGGGTGCTCGGCGAACTCGCCCATCTGGCGGCCCGGGTGGACGGTGGCCGCCTCACCATGGCTCGCGCCTACGTGGAAGGCATGCCCCAGTGGTTCGCCAACCACCTGGTCACCATGGATGCGGCACTGGCGGGGTGCCTCAAGGCAAAGGGCTGA
- the nifT gene encoding putative nitrogen fixation protein NifT yields MANIMIRQGEKGLTFYLPKRDLEASIESIEFDSPEKWGGELKLDNGGSYYIDPIAKPPRLPISLRAKRLGAAED; encoded by the coding sequence ATGGCCAATATCATGATCCGTCAGGGCGAAAAGGGATTGACCTTTTATCTCCCCAAGCGCGACCTGGAAGCCTCCATCGAGTCCATCGAATTCGACAGCCCGGAGAAATGGGGTGGCGAACTGAAGCTGGACAACGGCGGCTCGTACTACATCGACCCCATCGCCAAGCCGCCCCGCCTGCCCATATCCCTGCGCGCCAAGCGTCTTGGCGCTGCCGAGGACTGA
- a CDS encoding type II toxin-antitoxin system CcdA family antitoxin: MPITQTARRMRTGSPGKRAANLSLSSDVLEAAKQLDINISQVCDAYLREVVRHELERKWREDHADFIAAYNATIETEGLPLDEWRTF, translated from the coding sequence ATGCCAATCACTCAAACTGCCCGTCGCATGAGAACCGGCAGCCCCGGCAAACGGGCTGCCAATCTGAGTTTGAGCAGCGATGTGCTGGAGGCGGCCAAGCAGCTCGACATCAACATTTCGCAGGTCTGTGACGCCTACTTGCGTGAAGTCGTACGACACGAGCTGGAGCGTAAATGGCGCGAGGATCACGCAGATTTCATTGCCGCTTACAACGCCACCATCGAAACCGAGGGGCTGCCACTGGATGAATGGAGAACTTTCTGA